Proteins encoded together in one Psilocybe cubensis strain MGC-MH-2018 chromosome 8, whole genome shotgun sequence window:
- a CDS encoding NADP-dependent oxidoreductase lnbE yields MALFTPLQIGDFAIKNRITMAAFARNRAKDTYPTELMKEYYIQRAKGGAGLIVTEAILVSRQGTEWPYSPGLWEDKHVKLWTGIVDAVHQARGLIYGQLWHAGRVSHPDAEQQKLAGIPVYAPSAIAARGGKFKELPGCPGYVVPTAIENPWEIVEEFRQAAINAKRAGFDGVELHGSNGYIIQQFLDSTSNRRSDEWGGSIENRSRFALEVLKVMIESFGKNVAVKLSPAGGDNDMGMPLQETLDTYSYFISEADKLGISYICLVRYQDAYDVQYDGISRSTRHDVLESYAHLVKNAKVIINACVTPEEGELLVASKKADAIAIGFNWVTHPDLANRVLHGKPLDNVLDMAHLQTNRSPEDWSTGYTDYPCATDSN; encoded by the exons ATGGCTCTATTCACTCCACTTCAAATCGGTGATTTCGCAATAAAGAATCGGATTACTATGGCAGCTTTCGCCAGAAACCGTGCGAAGGACACATACCCAACGGAGCTCATGAAAGAATATTACATTCAGCGAGCTAAGGGTGGAGCAGGTCTCATCGTTACTGAAGCTATTCTGGTGTCCCGGCAAGG AACTGAATGGCCTTATTCTCCGGGACTTTGGGAGGATAAACATGTTAAGCTTTGGACCGGGATTGTAGATGCTGTTCATCAAGCGCGAGGGTTAATTTATGGACAG CTTTGGCATG CTGGAAGAGTAAGTCATCCGGATGCTGAACAGCAGAAGCTTGCAGGAATT CCGGTATATGCACCATCTGCAATTGCTGCACGAGGTGGCAAGTTTAAAGAGCTTCCTGGATGCCCAGGTTACGTCGTG CCTACAGCTATTGAAAATCCTTGGGAAATAGTAGAGGAGTTTAGACAAGCCGCTATCAATGCGAAAAGAGCAGGATTCGACGGCGTTGAGT TGCATGGTTCTAACGGTTACATAATTCAACAATTCCTTGATAGTACCAGTAATCGCCGAAGTGACGAATGGGGAGGCAGTATAGAAAATCGTTCAAGGTTTGCACTCGAAGTCCTGAAAGTCATGATCGAATCCTTTGGCAAGAATGTAGCCGTCAAACTCAGTCCTGCTGGTGGTGATAACGACATGGG CATGCCTCTCCAAGAAACCCTTGATACATACTCATACTTCATTTCTGAGGCCGATAAACTAGGCATCAGCTATATATGTCTGGTTCGATATCAAGACGCGTATGATGTTCAGTACGATG GAATTTCACGTTCGACACGTCATGATGTTCTTGAATCATACGCTCATTTGGTCAAGAACGCAAAAGTTATCATCAATGCCTGCGTAACTCCAGAAGAAGGCGAGCTGCTCGTAGCGTCTAAAAAGGCAGACGCTATCGCCATTGGCTTCAATTGGGTGACCCATCCTGATCTGGCGAATCGCGTTTTGCATGGTAAACCACTCGACAATGTACTTGATATGGCCCATTTACAAACAAACCGGAGCCCGGAGGATTGGAGTACGGGGTATACAGATTACCCGTGTGCGACAGATTCAAATTGA
- a CDS encoding Dihydrolipoyllysine-residue succinyltransferase component of 2-oxoglutarate dehydrogenase complex, mitochondrial, with protein sequence MLSKRIIAVARGRSLLRPQHLQDASKVLIRSRIAQFHSSRLLQAETVKVPQMAESITEGTLKTWTKQVGDTVEVDEEVATIETDKIDVSVNATKAGTIVKLLANEEDTVVPGQDLFVIEEGEVSQSSTPAPPPPKEEKGPSETESKPKTKDAEEPSDQQTDKKLPPPPKPSDSTKKELKVEKESSKEKAPKKEKESAPAAPKPAVGSRNETRVKMNRMRLRIAERLKQSQNAAASLTTFNEIDMSALINMRKKYKDAVQKEHDVKLGFMSFFAKASVLALKEIPAANASIEGEEIVYRDYVDLSVAVATPKGLVTPVVRNAEAMGLVDIEKEVAALGKKARDGKLGLEDMAGGTFTISNGGVFGSLYGTPIINLPQAAVLGMHTIKERPVVVDGQIVIRPIMVVALTYDHRLMDGREAVTFLVKVKEYLEDPAKMLLAV encoded by the exons ATGCTCTCAAAACGTATCATCGCCGTCGCGCGCGGTCGCTCTCTACTGCGACCTCAGCATCTCCAGGATGCTTCAAAAGTCCT GATTCGCTCCAGGATCGCACAGTTCCACTCAAGTCGTCTGCTACAAG CCGAGACTGTTAAAGTTCCCCAAATGGCGGAATCCATTACCGAGGGTACATTGAAGACGTGGACAAAGCAAGTCGGCGACACTGTCGAAGTCGACGAGGAGGTCGCGACGATCGAGACTGATAAG ATTGATGTGTCGGTGAACGCAACAAAAGCTGGAACCATCGTGAAACTACTCGCGAACGAGGAGGATACCGTTGTTCCAGGGCAAGATCTCTTCGTTATTGAGGAAGGAGAGGTTAGCCAAT CCTCAACGCCCGCCCCTCCCCCAccaaaagaagagaagggaCCCTCAGAAACAGAGTCAAAACCCAAAACTAAAGATGCTGAGGAACCTAGCGACCAACAGACCGATAAGAAGCtgccaccacctcccaaaCCTTCGGATTCCACCAAGAAGGAGCTCAAGGTTGAAAAGGAGTCCTCAAAAGAGAAGGCCCctaaaaaggagaaggaaagtGCACCCGCCGCCCCCAAACCTGCTGTTGGTAGCAGGAATGAGACCAGG GTGAAAATGAACCGCATGCGTCTGCGCATCGCTGAGCGTCTCAAGCAATCGCAGAATGCCGCCGCATCGTTAACCACTTTCAACGAGATTGATATGTCTGCTCTCATCAACATGCGCAAGAAGTACAAGGATGCTGTTCAGAAGGAGCATGATGTGAAGCTGGGCTTCATGTCCTTCTTTGCCAAGGCTTCCGTGTTGGCGCTTAAGGAGATCCCTGCTGCCAATGCCAGCATTGAGGGCGAAGAGATCGTTTATCGCGACTACGTTGACTTGAGTGTTGCGGTCGCTACTCCCAAGGGATTGGTTACGCCTGTGGTGAGAAACGCTGAGGCAATGGGACTCGTTGACATCGAGAAGGAAGTCGCTGCTTTGGGCAAGAAG GCTCGCGACGGAAAGTTGGGCCTTGAGGATATGGCTGGAGGCACATTCACCAT TTCTAACGGAGGCGTTTTCGGGTCTCTCTATGGAACACCTATCATCAACTTGCCTCAAGCTGCTGTCCTCG GTATGCACACCATCAAAGAGCGCCCCGTCGTTGTCGACGGACAGATTGTCATTCGTCCCATCATGGTCGTCGCCCTTACCTACGACCATCGTTTGATGGACGGCCGTGAGGCTGTTACCTTCCTTG TGAAAGTCAAGGAATACCTCGAAGATCCCGCCAAGATGCTTCTTGCTGTTTAA